From the Cucurbita pepo subsp. pepo cultivar mu-cu-16 chromosome LG05, ASM280686v2, whole genome shotgun sequence genome, one window contains:
- the LOC111796108 gene encoding pentatricopeptide repeat-containing protein At1g79540 — MKRRSTFLRPVVTYLVPKPPWFHLFHTPTDSIATSNEVSTIIETVDPIEDALEIIAPHISSDVITSVIQEQPNARLGFRIFIWSLRRRHLCCSASQNLIIDRLVKDNAFELYWKTLQELKDSSTEISSDAFSVLIEAYSKAGMAEKAVQSFGMMKDFECKPNIFAYNLILHVLVRREAFLLALAVYNQMLKCNLNPNVVTYSILIHGFCKTSKTQEALVLFDEMTDRDVLPNEITYSIILSGLCQAKKIDDAQRLFIKMRASGCSPDVITYNVLLNGFCKLGYFDEAFALLKSFEKDGHILGVKGYSCLIDGLFRARRYDEAHMWYQKFSRKNVEPDVILYTIMIQGLCQEGRVNEALALLDEMTERGFSPDTTCYNAVIRGFCDMGLLDKAQSLRLEISNHDCFPDNHTYSILICGMCKNGLIDEAQHVFNEMEKLGCLPSVVTFNSLIDGFCKAGKLKEAHLLFYKMEIGRKPSLFLRLSQGANKVLGTVDLQVMLEQLCESGLIHKAYKLLMQLVESGVFPDIRTYNILINGFCKTNNIDGAFKLFKDMQLKGRLPDSVTYGTLIDGLHRVGRDEDALGIFEQMVKDGCKPEPSVYKSIMTWSCRRKKVSLAFSVWMKYLRNFRGWKDEKVKVVEESFDKGDLEKAISRIIEMDLNSKDFDLAPYTIFLIGLCQAGRASEAFAIFSVLKDFKRIISSASCVMLIGGLCVEGKLDLAVEVFLYTLETGTMLMPRICNQLLRHHLHLENRKDHAFVLIRRMEAFGYDMNAHLHHSTKSLLHDHWKSLKAKARHEQQLTNSQQRLLNATFPMVESN, encoded by the coding sequence ATGAAGCGCCGATCAACATTTCTACGACCCGTCGTCACCTATTTAGTTCCAAAACCTCCATGGTTCCACTTATTTCATACGCCCACTGACTCAATCGCTACTTCCAATGAGGTCTCCACCATAATCGAAACAGTCGATCCCATTGAAGATGCATTGGAAATCATAGCCCCTCATATATCATCTGATGTAATTACCTCCGTCATTCAAGAACAGCCGAATGCTCGACTTGGATTTCGAATTTTTATCTGGTCGTTGAGGAGAAGGCACCTGTGCTGCAGCGCCTCGCAGAATTTGATCATTGACAGGTTAGTAAAGGACAATGCCTTTGAATTATATTGGAAAACTCTTCAAGAGCTTAAGGATTCTTCTACTGAAATTTCATCGGACGCTTTCTCTGTATTGATTGAGGCATACTCTAAAGCCGGCATGGCAGAGAAGGCCGTCCAATCGTTTGGCATGATGAAGGATTTTGAATGTAAGCCCAATATTTTTGCTTACAATTTGATTTTGCATGTTTTGGTGCGAAGAGAAgcatttttgttagcattaGCGGTGTATAATCAGATGCTTAAATGTAATTTGAATCCTAATGTGGTTACTTACAGCATTTTGATTCATGGATTCTGTAAAACTAGTAAAACTCAAGAGGCCCTTGTACTCTTTGATGAAATGACTGATAGAGACGTATTGCCCAACGAGATAACCTATTCGATTATTCTTTCTGGGTTGTGTCAAGCTAAGAAAATTGATGATGCACAGAGATTGTTCATTAAGATGAGAGCTAGTGGTTGTAGTCCAGATGTAATCACTTACAATGTTTTGCTTAATGGATTCTGTAAGTTAGGTTATTTTGATGAAGCTTTTGCATTGTTGAAATCATTTGAGAAGGATGGCCATATTCTTGGAGTCAAAGGGTACAGTTGTTTGATTGATGGCTTGTTTAGGGCTAGGAGATATGATGAAGCACATATGTGGTACCAAAAATTTTCGAGGAAAAACGTAGAGCCTGATGTTATCTTGTATACTATAATGATCCAAGGCTTATGCCAAGAAGGTCGGGTTAACGAAGCATTGGCGTTGTTGGATGAGATGACGGAAAGAGGGTTTAGTCCAGATACTACTTGTTACAATGCTGTAATTAGAGGATTTTGTGATATGGGTCTTTTGGATAAGGCCCAGTCTCTTCGACTCGAGATTTCAAACCACGACTGTTTCCCCGACAACCACACGTATTCCATTCTCATTTGTGGTATGTGTAAGAATGGGTTAATTGATGAGGCACAACATGTATTCAATGAAATGGAGAAGCTTGGATGCCTTCCTTCTGTTGTGACCTTCAATTCTCTCATTGATGGATTTTGCAAGGCTGGTAAGCTTAAGGAAGCTCACCTTTTGTTTTACAAAATGGAGATAGGGAGAAAACCTTCTTTGTTCCTTCGACTTTCGCAAGGTGCCAATAAGGTTCTTGGTACTGTCGATCTCCAAGTTATGTTGGAACAATTATGCGAGTCGGGGTTGATTCATAAGGCCTACAAGCTTCTTATGCAGCTTGTTGAGAGTGGAGTTTTTCCAGACATTAGAACTTACAACATCCTAATCAATGGATTTTGCAAGACCAACAACATCGATGGTGCTTTCAAGCTCTTCAAGGACATGCAACTTAAAGGGCGCTTACCAGATTCAGTTACGTACGGGACTCTAATAGACGGGCTCCACAGAGTCGGTAGGGACGAGGATGCTCTAGGGATTTTCGAGCAAATGGTAAAGGATGGGTGCAAGCCTGAGCCTTCTGTTTACAAGTCTATCATGACTTGGTCGTGTCGAAGAAAAAAGGTTTCACTCGCGTTTAGTGTTTGGATGAAGTATCTGAGGAATTTTCGTGGCTGGAAAGATGAAAAGGTCAAAGTAGTAGAGGAAAGTTTCGACAAAGGAGACCTTGAAAAGGCGATCTCGAGAATAATCGAAATGGACTTGAACTCAAAAGACTTCGACTTGGCTCCATACACCATTTTTCTCATTGGATTGTGTCAAGCAGGGAGGGCTTCGGAAGCCTTTGCGATATTTTCTGTTCTTAAGGACTTCAAAAGGATTATAAGTTCAGCAAGCTGTGTTATGTTGATTGGTGGGCTTTGCGTTGAAGGAAAACTTGACCTTGCTGTGGAAGTTTTCCTTTATACACTTGAAACAGGCACTATGTTGATGCCTAGAATTTGTAACCAACTGCTAAGGCATCATCTTCATTTAGAGAACAGAAAGGATCATGCTTTTGTTCTTATACGTAGAATGGAGGCTTTtggatatgatatgaatgctCATCTCCACCACAGTACTAAGTCACTTCTTCATGATCATTGGAAGTCATTGAAAGCTAAAGCTAGACACGAGCAGCAGTTGACGAATTCACAGCAACGACTCCTAAATGCCACATTTCCTATGGTTGAAAGTAATTAG
- the LOC111795081 gene encoding protein RALF-like 10: MRSWLICIVLISMLVVSQEVASETKFLKFPDPCQQPNPPLGCSIGNAVPANPYRRGCSKITRCRGG, translated from the coding sequence ATGAGGTCGTGGTTGATATGTATAGTCTTAATTAGCATGCTCGTGGTGAGCCAAGAAGTGGCCTCCGAGACCAAGTTTCTTAAATTTCCTGATCCTTGCCAACAACCTAACCCACCTCTCGGTTGTTCTATTGGAAATGCAGTACCAGCTAATCCTTACCGTCGAGGCTGCTCTAAAATCACACGTTGTCGTGGAGGATGA